The genomic region ATTACATACCTGTTTTTGGAATTGATGCTATTCCAGAAGCTATTGATTTAATAAACACAGGAATTATGGAAGGTACAGTATTACAAGATGCAAAATCTATGGCAGAGGCTATGTATATAACAAGTATGAACTTTGCTGAGGGCAAAAGACCTTTGGCTGGAACGGATTTTGAATTTGACTCTACTGGAGTGGCATTAAGGATACCTTATCCTGATTATATTGTCAGACCATCAACTTAATAAGTTATTTAGGAAAAATTAACTTTAATATTCAAAGTATTTGTGATAAAATTATTTTGAAAATTAACAATGGGGGAGTATTAATATGAAGCATATAAGAACAATAAACAAAACTAATATAAAAAATAGTTTAGTTAAACCAGGATGTAAAGAATGTGCT from Clostridium isatidis harbors:
- the scfA gene encoding six-cysteine ranthipeptide SCIFF — protein: MKHIRTINKTNIKNSLVKPGCKECANSCQSACKTSCTVANVACEN